From the genome of Desulfurellaceae bacterium, one region includes:
- a CDS encoding MFS transporter → MAHPLAPSGPSLLHTRLPFFYGWVVVAVAFVTMAIGVNTRTAFSLLFPPILTEFGWDRGGTAAAFSFGFVAATLYSPMIGFLMDRFGPRLILPAGAGMVSTGLILTTYISQPWHLYLAFGLFVGGGSMFISYLGHSLFVPYWFARKRGLALGITFAGAGVGSIILFPWLQDTISHAGWRDACWIMALVLFVTVVPLNSILQRRRPEDLGLAPDGEAGAGSSQAAPGRADTIVDHAWASTDWTLALAVRTARFWWLALAMSSCLYAWYAVQVHQTKYLDDIGFSPQLAAYALGLVGLTGSVGQIGLGFLSDRIGREWVWTLSLSGFGLCYALLLVMQEQPSHVLLYSMVVAQGLLGYGVSAVYGAVAAEIFQSRRYGTIYGTLSVAGSLGAAVGPWVTGLVYDQTGTYAPAFWLAIGLCGVSIVSMWMAAPRKVRLVAGRVGR, encoded by the coding sequence ATGGCACACCCGCTCGCGCCCTCGGGTCCGTCCCTGCTCCACACCCGTCTGCCCTTTTTTTACGGCTGGGTGGTGGTCGCCGTCGCCTTTGTCACCATGGCCATTGGGGTGAACACGCGGACCGCCTTCTCGCTGTTGTTTCCGCCCATTCTGACCGAGTTTGGCTGGGACCGGGGTGGCACTGCGGCAGCCTTTTCCTTTGGCTTTGTTGCCGCCACGCTCTACTCGCCGATGATTGGCTTTCTGATGGATCGCTTTGGGCCGCGGCTTATCCTGCCAGCCGGGGCCGGCATGGTCAGTACCGGGCTGATTCTGACCACCTATATCTCCCAGCCGTGGCACCTGTATCTGGCCTTTGGCCTCTTTGTCGGCGGGGGCAGCATGTTCATCAGCTACCTGGGGCATTCTCTGTTCGTGCCCTACTGGTTTGCCCGCAAACGGGGCTTGGCCCTGGGCATTACCTTTGCCGGCGCCGGGGTCGGGTCGATTATCCTCTTTCCCTGGCTGCAAGACACGATCAGTCACGCTGGCTGGCGTGACGCGTGTTGGATCATGGCGCTGGTGCTGTTTGTGACGGTTGTGCCGCTGAACAGCATCTTGCAGCGTCGGCGGCCGGAAGACCTCGGTCTGGCCCCCGATGGAGAGGCGGGGGCGGGCTCGTCTCAGGCTGCACCCGGCCGGGCCGACACTATTGTCGATCACGCCTGGGCTTCGACGGACTGGACCTTGGCCTTGGCCGTCCGGACCGCGCGGTTCTGGTGGCTGGCGCTGGCCATGTCAAGCTGTCTGTACGCCTGGTACGCGGTCCAGGTCCATCAGACCAAGTATTTGGACGACATCGGATTCTCCCCCCAGCTGGCCGCCTACGCGCTCGGTCTGGTCGGCCTGACCGGCAGCGTCGGTCAGATCGGCCTGGGATTTTTGTCCGACCGGATCGGCCGCGAATGGGTCTGGACGCTGAGCCTGTCGGGCTTTGGCCTGTGTTACGCCCTGCTGCTGGTCATGCAGGAACAGCCCAGCCACGTGTTGTTATACAGCATGGTCGTGGCCCAGGGTTTGTTGGGCTACGGAGTCTCGGCCGTGTATGGAGCGGTGGCGGCCGAAATTTTCCAGAGCCGACGCTACGGCACGATCTATGGAACGCTGAGTGTGGCCGGCAGCCTGGGGGCCGCAGTCGGACCGTGGGTGACCGGTCTGGTGTACGATCAAACCGGGACCTACGCACCGGCGTTTTGGCTGGCGATCGGGCTGTGCGGGGTGTCCATCGTCAGCATGTGGATGGCCGCGCCCAGAAAAGTCCGCCTCGTGGCCGGGCGGGTCGGGCGCTAG
- a CDS encoding SMP-30/gluconolactonase/LRE family protein: protein MEFETLATGYGLLEGPRTDELNRLYFSDVRGGGVFRRSQDGQIETLIPKDRKAVGGIALNEGGGILVTGLSLARWNEQSGQVTEIFSDWDGKPLFGLNDLTIDDQGSIWVGSFGCDINKFDFKSTPPPGSLFRVDPSGQVTHLWEGVEVTNGLGFSADRSLLYHCDSTTRAVWVYEVRADRTVSDRQLFAKLPDGMPDGMTVDVEGGVWVAVVAGSGEVVRFKPDGTLDRRINIPAKTITSVAFGGPDMCDLYVVTANNDQRDLKGTVFRTRSDIPGLPVPQAKF from the coding sequence ATGGAATTTGAAACCTTGGCGACCGGCTATGGCCTGCTGGAGGGACCCCGCACCGATGAGCTGAACCGGCTCTACTTCAGCGATGTCCGTGGGGGTGGCGTCTTTCGCCGCAGCCAGGACGGGCAGATTGAGACGCTGATCCCGAAAGACCGCAAGGCGGTGGGCGGCATCGCGCTGAACGAGGGTGGGGGTATCCTTGTCACCGGCCTGTCGCTCGCCCGGTGGAACGAACAGAGCGGCCAGGTCACAGAGATCTTCAGCGACTGGGACGGTAAGCCGCTGTTCGGCCTGAACGATCTGACCATTGATGACCAGGGCAGCATCTGGGTCGGTTCGTTCGGCTGCGACATCAACAAGTTTGATTTCAAGAGCACACCGCCGCCGGGTTCCCTGTTTCGGGTCGATCCATCGGGACAGGTGACGCATCTGTGGGAAGGGGTTGAGGTCACAAACGGGCTCGGCTTCAGCGCGGATCGCAGCCTGCTCTACCACTGTGACTCCACCACCCGTGCGGTCTGGGTGTATGAGGTGCGCGCCGACCGAACGGTCAGCGACCGCCAGCTGTTTGCCAAGCTGCCCGACGGCATGCCCGACGGTATGACGGTTGATGTCGAGGGCGGGGTATGGGTGGCGGTGGTGGCCGGCTCGGGTGAGGTCGTGCGGTTTAAGCCGGACGGCACGCTTGATCGGCGGATCAACATCCCGGCAAAAACCATCACCAGCGTAGCCTTTGGCGGTCCCGACATGTGTGACCTGTACGTGGTGACCGCCAACAACGATCAGCGCGATCTCAAGGGCACGGTGTTCCGCACCCGTTCAGATATTCCCGGCTTGCCGGTGCCCCAGGCCAAGTTCTAA
- a CDS encoding HEPN domain-containing protein has translation MPPKRLSPDDPREWLNRARSNLTRAKTHNPEIYLEDLCFDAQQAAEKAIKAVLLKAAISFPYIHDLATLLSLLEKAEVAIPQPVREAGRLTRFAVATRYPGITEPVTEEEYRASVSIAATVVAWAEQHLKGEADT, from the coding sequence ATGCCGCCTAAGCGACTCTCCCCGGATGATCCGAGAGAATGGTTGAACCGTGCCAGAAGTAACCTCACCAGGGCAAAGACACACAACCCGGAAATATATTTGGAAGATCTGTGTTTTGATGCCCAGCAGGCTGCGGAAAAAGCCATAAAAGCTGTGCTGCTCAAAGCGGCAATTTCTTTTCCCTACATCCATGACTTAGCCACCCTTCTCAGTCTTCTCGAAAAAGCAGAGGTGGCTATACCACAGCCTGTCCGGGAAGCGGGACGCTTGACCCGTTTTGCCGTCGCGACTCGATATCCCGGTATCACGGAGCCAGTGACCGAAGAAGAATATCGAGCAAGCGTCTCTATCGCAGCAACAGTGGTGGCATGGGCAGAGCAGCATCTCAAAGGTGAGGCTGACACTTGA
- a CDS encoding nucleotidyltransferase domain-containing protein, producing MGTVPQHLLDEIIRRIVRVAAPERILLFGSAARGSMGPDSDVDLLVIKSGQFHRGRLTEEIYMSLIGVGQATDVVVATPEDIERYRHSPALVIAPALQEGKVIYAA from the coding sequence ATGGGAACGGTTCCTCAACATCTCCTGGACGAGATTATTCGTCGGATCGTTAGGGTCGCAGCCCCCGAACGCATTCTTTTGTTTGGTTCTGCGGCACGAGGAAGCATGGGGCCTGACAGCGATGTTGATCTCTTAGTTATCAAATCCGGCCAATTTCATCGCGGGCGGCTGACCGAAGAAATCTATATGAGCCTCATCGGAGTCGGCCAGGCGACTGATGTCGTCGTGGCGACCCCTGAGGATATCGAACGTTACAGACATAGCCCTGCCCTGGTTATTGCACCGGCACTCCAAGAGGGGAAAGTGATCTATGCCGCCTAA